The segment TGCTAGTCTCAGAAATGCCAGTTGCTGACACCGCGTTCGCGCTACTCGTCATCGTCATCCACGGGTTCGCCGTCACCGGCGTCGCCATTAGATGCTGGAACGGATTCACAGGAGCAGCGATGCTCATCTCGCCCTCTAGCATCTTCACCACCGCACCCATGGGCGGCCTCGCTTCCGGCTGCTGCTGCACGCACCAGAACGCAACCTTGCACATCCTCTCCACTATCTCTTTATCGCGTTGCAGCTCATGGTCGTCGTCACCCGGCGCGGCGGCCGCATCACCAGCCTCGCCGCTGCTGCACGCGACGAGGTCCACGAGCTCGCCGGTCTCGAACTTGGTCCACGCCAGCGTGGGGAACCACTGCTGGCTCTCGGGCGCCGCCTCGTCGAAGTTCCTCCGCCGCCCGACGATCTCGAGCAGGAGCAtgccgaagctgtacacgtcgcaCTTTTCCGTGACGCCCGACAGCATCCACATCTCCGGCGCGGCGAATCCCGGGGTGCCACGCACGCAGGACACGGACACGTGCGTGTCCGCGCGGTTCACCAGCCGCGCGAGCCCGAAGTCGGCGACCTTGGGCGTCAGCGCGCCGTCGAGGAGCACGTTCCCGGGCTTGATGTCGTAGTGCACGATCTTCTGCTGGCACTCCTCGTGCAGGTACCGGATGCCCCTGGCGACACCGACGGCGATGTCGCGCAGCGCCGGGAGGCCGACGCCGCGGCCCCGGCCGCCCAGGAGGTAAGCGTCGAGCGCGCCGTTGTCCATGTACTCGTACACCAGCGCGCGCACGACGTTGTCAAAGCAGAAGCCGAAGAGCCTGACGAGGTTGACGTGGTACGTGCGCCCGATGGTTCCCACCTCCGCCATGAACTGCTCCTCCTGGGACCTCTGGGCGAGGCTGCGGTCGAAGACCTTGACCGCCACGGGGAGGCCGTTGGGGAGCACGCCCTTGTACACCGTGCCGAAGCCGCCAGCGCCGAGCCGGGTCGTGTAGTTGCCCGTGAAGCCGGCGAGCTGCAGCGACGTGAACCTGAAGGGCTTCTCGTGCCTGATCTCCAAGAGGAATTTCTCGATGGTGGCGTGCCGGATCTGCTGGTCCGACACCACCGCGTAGCTCCTCGCGACGCCGCCGGCGCATGCCTCGGCCCGTCTGTAGGCGCAGACAATTATCGCGGCGACGATAATGACGAATATGATGGTGCCAATCGCTGAAAGAGAGGCGATCGAAAGGAGGTCAGACAGAGAGGGATCTAAGCATTATCTGTCATCCGGCAAGAGACGTCGCATGGACAGCTTCTTACTCACCGATGGCAGCGTTCGACATCGATCTTTGTCGGCCGGCGTTTCACCTGCTAGCTTGAGTTCAAAACAGACTTACATGGAATGGAAGAGGACACGGGAAGCTTGGACGAGAATGAGTACGGCACTACGGCGAAGTCTGGTGGTAGGCATTTGAGCATTAGTAGGCTTTGGACAGTGTAGAGGGCAGAGG is part of the Miscanthus floridulus cultivar M001 unplaced genomic scaffold, ASM1932011v1 fs_879_2_3, whole genome shotgun sequence genome and harbors:
- the LOC136533427 gene encoding rust resistance kinase Lr10-like, which gives rise to MSNAAIAIGTIIFVIIVAAIIVCAYRRAEACAGGVARSYAVVSDQQIRHATIEKFLLEIRHEKPFRFTSLQLAGFTGNYTTRLGAGGFGTVYKGVLPNGLPVAVKVFDRSLAQRSQEEQFMAEVGTIGRTYHVNLVRLFGFCFDNVVRALVYEYMDNGALDAYLLGGRGRGVGLPALRDIAVGVARGIRYLHEECQQKIVHYDIKPGNVLLDGALTPKVADFGLARLVNRADTHVSVSCVRGTPGFAAPEMWMLSGVTEKCDVYSFGMLLLEIVGRRRNFDEAAPESQQWFPTLAWTKFETGELVDLVACSSGEAGDAAAAPGDDDHELQRDKEIVERMCKVAFWCVQQQPEARPPMGAVVKMLEGEMSIAAPVNPFQHLMATPVTANPWMTMTSSANAVSATGISETSNEIVSL